One Oscillatoria salina IIICB1 genomic window carries:
- a CDS encoding glycosyltransferase: MPHNSWQEDNSNNELDPISSFFSEWSDPEDEEEEFRSDFFQGLAGRRQKAALVLMTIWGGIIALHYVWWGYYVILSLTGFVVIQSSRLVFGKPKPDPEPLTDAQLANAPTVSILVSAKNEEAVVGKLVKMLCNLDYPADKYELWVIDDHSTDKTPELLDKLAEEYPQLKVLHRSANATGGKCGALNQALALSKGEIIAVFDADAKVSADLLRRVVPLFAAKQMGAVQVRKAIANSSVNFWTRGQDAEMALDSYFQQQRIAVSGIGELRGNGQFVRRTALARCGGWNEQTITDDLDLTIRLHLDGWEIGFLQFPAVEEEGVETAIALWHQRNRWAEGGYQRYLDYWRWLGSKRLSLKKKMDMFTFLLLQYLVPTAIVPDTLIWVARDRLPIVSPLTGVLFSMSLWGMFAGLRRIRKNEQLSFAQLLVLFAQAVRGMIYMLHWTLVMSSTTARMSVRPKRLKWVKTVHQGSGEESFEF; encoded by the coding sequence GGCAAGAAGATAACTCTAACAACGAACTCGATCCGATTAGCTCTTTTTTCTCGGAGTGGTCAGATCCTGAAGACGAAGAAGAAGAATTTAGAAGCGATTTTTTCCAAGGTTTAGCAGGACGGCGACAGAAAGCTGCTCTGGTATTAATGACTATTTGGGGTGGGATTATTGCCCTACATTATGTTTGGTGGGGGTACTATGTAATTCTCAGTTTGACAGGATTTGTCGTTATTCAATCATCCAGGCTAGTTTTCGGCAAACCTAAGCCAGACCCCGAACCGTTAACTGACGCACAATTAGCAAATGCGCCGACTGTTTCGATTTTAGTGTCGGCAAAAAATGAAGAAGCGGTGGTGGGGAAGTTGGTAAAAATGCTGTGTAACTTAGATTATCCTGCCGATAAATACGAATTGTGGGTAATTGACGACCATAGCACCGATAAAACGCCCGAATTGTTAGATAAATTGGCTGAAGAATACCCACAACTAAAAGTGTTGCATCGTTCGGCGAATGCTACTGGTGGCAAATGTGGGGCGCTAAATCAGGCTTTGGCTTTGAGTAAGGGAGAGATAATTGCTGTATTTGATGCTGATGCGAAAGTATCTGCTGATTTACTGCGCCGGGTAGTACCCTTGTTTGCTGCGAAGCAGATGGGTGCAGTCCAAGTAAGAAAAGCGATCGCCAATTCCAGTGTTAATTTTTGGACGCGAGGACAAGATGCAGAAATGGCGCTGGATAGCTATTTTCAGCAGCAACGCATTGCTGTAAGCGGAATTGGCGAATTGCGCGGGAACGGGCAATTTGTCCGTCGTACTGCTTTAGCCCGTTGTGGTGGTTGGAACGAACAAACAATTACCGATGACTTAGATTTAACCATTCGCTTACATTTGGATGGTTGGGAAATCGGCTTTTTACAATTTCCCGCCGTCGAAGAAGAAGGAGTCGAAACAGCGATCGCCCTTTGGCATCAACGCAATCGTTGGGCAGAAGGCGGTTATCAGCGTTATCTCGACTATTGGCGTTGGTTGGGCAGCAAACGCCTTAGTTTGAAGAAAAAAATGGATATGTTTACATTTTTGCTGCTTCAGTACCTCGTGCCCACAGCGATCGTACCAGATACCTTGATTTGGGTGGCGCGCGATCGCCTGCCCATCGTCAGTCCGCTAACTGGTGTACTCTTCTCGATGTCTTTGTGGGGAATGTTTGCAGGTTTACGCCGCATCCGCAAAAATGAGCAACTAAGCTTCGCCCAATTGTTAGTTCTCTTCGCTCAAGCTGTGCGCGGTATGATTTATATGCTGCATTGGACATTAGTCATGTCGAGTACCACAGCGAGGATGTCCGTGCGTCCGAAGCGACTAAAATGGGTGAAAACCGTCCATCAAGGTAGTGGCGAAGAAAGTTTCGAGTTTTAA